Proteins encoded by one window of Erysipelothrix rhusiopathiae:
- the mutS gene encoding DNA mismatch repair protein MutS: MTKATLTPMLQQYMDIKKNTNDALVFYRLGDFYELFFEDAITASKVLDLVLTARSAGKDQKAPMCGVPHHAAQGYIQKLVAAGYKVAIVEQVEDPKEAKGIVKRDVVEIVTPGTYFEMDDNETREIASITLDLVYATIVSCDIVSGNLRAIRVMNDFVEIIKVLQQFQVKEIVVSEHFDSKIINEIKNKTEIYVSYQEELADEVQHQDPTIRKTQARLIQYLIYTHKRSLNHLSEVVVLNDEAYLRMDYATMTNLELIDHQKGKELSLFHFINHTKTNMGARALKEMLMQPLVNVESIEKRHLQIETLIEDYLLADSLSHSLKETYDIHRVIARLSTAKHNAQDLVRLKKTLGTFKQMQETVDGIDCFSFMLVDPLLDVYQLLDTHILDDAPVALKEGRTFKQGIHSELDELLELSKNGRKWLINFEAEQREKTGIKNLKVGYTRAFGYYIEITKGQIENVRDDFGYIRKQTLTNAERYISEALQEYELKTSQASERILEIEHELFDKVSRYISQYTSQIHKIGSAIALMDALLSLSEISALPGYQRPQFVSGNVLDIKNGKHPVLESTLKDHQYIASDVLMDTSRNTLILTGPNMGGKSTYMRMVALNVILAQIGCYVPCETMTLSLVDQIFTRMGASDDILMGQSTFMVEMMEAQAALSRATKHSLVLFDEIGRGTSTYDGMALAQAIIEYINNSIQSRTIFSTHYHELVTLESMYDGIKNIHVEVHEENDDVTFLYKVIDGRADKSYGINVARLAHLPQSIIERAKHNLEVLELSKNRLDIDTKVVTVEIEPQGYNIVKNKLQSLDVNQLTPIEALMVLSELKSIIEDKGNE, from the coding sequence ATGACTAAAGCAACATTAACACCAATGCTACAACAATATATGGACATAAAGAAAAACACCAATGATGCGTTGGTGTTTTATCGCTTGGGAGACTTCTATGAATTGTTCTTTGAAGATGCAATTACAGCATCTAAAGTTTTGGACCTCGTTTTAACAGCGCGATCAGCAGGTAAAGATCAAAAAGCGCCTATGTGTGGTGTTCCGCACCATGCAGCTCAAGGTTATATTCAAAAATTAGTCGCAGCAGGTTATAAAGTAGCGATAGTTGAACAAGTTGAAGATCCTAAAGAAGCAAAGGGGATTGTAAAACGAGATGTTGTTGAGATTGTCACGCCAGGTACTTATTTTGAGATGGACGATAATGAAACACGAGAAATAGCTTCAATTACTCTTGATTTAGTTTATGCAACGATTGTAAGTTGTGATATTGTTTCGGGAAATTTACGTGCAATTCGTGTTATGAATGATTTTGTGGAGATTATCAAGGTTCTCCAACAATTTCAAGTTAAAGAAATTGTCGTCTCGGAACACTTTGATTCTAAAATTATCAATGAAATAAAAAACAAAACAGAGATATACGTCTCATATCAAGAAGAATTGGCGGACGAAGTTCAACATCAAGATCCAACAATTCGTAAAACACAAGCACGTTTGATTCAATATCTCATTTATACGCATAAACGAAGTCTGAATCATCTGTCTGAGGTTGTTGTTTTAAATGACGAAGCATATTTACGTATGGATTATGCTACGATGACAAATTTAGAACTCATTGATCATCAAAAAGGAAAAGAATTATCCTTATTTCACTTTATTAATCATACTAAAACGAACATGGGTGCACGAGCACTTAAAGAAATGTTGATGCAACCTCTAGTTAATGTCGAGTCAATTGAGAAGCGTCACCTCCAGATAGAGACGCTAATTGAAGATTATCTACTTGCAGATTCATTAAGTCATAGTTTAAAAGAAACCTACGATATTCATCGTGTTATTGCCCGTTTATCAACGGCTAAACATAATGCACAAGATCTTGTTCGTTTGAAGAAGACATTAGGTACATTTAAACAAATGCAAGAAACGGTTGATGGCATCGATTGTTTTAGTTTTATGCTTGTCGATCCACTTTTAGATGTATATCAATTATTGGATACTCATATATTAGATGATGCTCCAGTTGCTCTTAAAGAAGGTAGAACTTTTAAACAAGGGATTCATTCCGAATTGGACGAATTATTAGAACTTTCCAAAAACGGAAGAAAATGGTTGATTAATTTTGAGGCGGAACAGCGCGAAAAAACGGGTATAAAAAACTTAAAAGTCGGTTATACTCGAGCGTTTGGGTATTATATTGAAATTACTAAAGGTCAAATTGAGAATGTTCGTGATGATTTTGGTTATATTCGAAAGCAAACCTTGACGAATGCTGAGCGATACATCAGTGAAGCATTACAAGAATATGAACTTAAGACAAGCCAAGCAAGTGAACGTATTTTAGAAATTGAGCATGAACTTTTTGATAAAGTCTCTCGCTATATTTCCCAATATACTTCTCAAATCCATAAAATTGGTTCAGCCATCGCACTCATGGATGCCCTCTTATCGCTTTCTGAAATTTCAGCTTTACCAGGATATCAAAGACCCCAGTTTGTTTCTGGAAATGTCTTAGATATTAAAAATGGCAAGCACCCTGTTTTAGAGTCTACATTAAAAGATCATCAATATATCGCTAGTGATGTATTAATGGATACAAGTCGAAATACTCTAATCTTAACGGGACCTAATATGGGTGGTAAAAGTACTTATATGAGAATGGTTGCATTGAATGTTATTTTGGCACAGATTGGATGTTATGTTCCGTGTGAAACAATGACACTAAGTCTTGTTGATCAAATCTTTACACGAATGGGTGCAAGTGATGACATTCTCATGGGCCAATCGACCTTTATGGTTGAAATGATGGAGGCTCAAGCTGCTTTATCTCGCGCTACGAAGCATTCCTTAGTTCTTTTTGATGAAATTGGACGTGGTACTTCGACGTACGATGGTATGGCGCTCGCGCAAGCAATTATCGAATACATTAACAATTCAATCCAAAGTCGTACAATCTTTTCCACACATTATCATGAATTGGTTACTTTAGAATCAATGTATGACGGCATCAAGAACATTCATGTGGAAGTTCACGAAGAAAATGATGATGTCACATTCTTATACAAAGTAATTGATGGACGTGCAGATAAATCCTATGGGATAAATGTAGCCCGATTGGCTCATCTACCACAAAGTATTATTGAACGTGCCAAACATAATCTAGAGGTTCTTGAATTATCAAAAAATCGTTTAGATATAGACACAAAAGTGGTAACCGTAGAAATTGAACCACAGGGTTATAATATAGTTAAAAATAAATTGCAGAGCCTGGATGTTAATCAATTAACACCAATTGAAGCACTCATGGTTCTTTCTGAATTAAAATCAATCATTGAGGACAAAGGCAATGAATAA
- a CDS encoding PTS transporter subunit EIIC produces MNRLQTYYEQLQLPLKSLFLGCFLITIGSIIANPYIVMIFKFNSPLFVTASKLLLYAGGIILSYFPLYVFIKLLTHRNDETNVVVTGFISYLVFLVVMTLLSPTTSPKAAYSDILNITIGNESYGLFKTGIFGFLAVLLVVRYCYRSHKETTGFSQVSYLDRDTIKLVNSIIGSAIVGAIFAYGWPMFVDGIYNALKFISSDSHNPMSLFAYGGLERLLTLGNIQTMMHQEIWLGSLGGSWMNIGGETFVGDANIWTAQLKEGLNMISGAGRYTSAYYVLNLFAIPGYLLAVISTISNKKVLKKNISLFIIVILTSMLGGIIFPVELLMLLTSPILYFFHLFMTAFIYAILVGFGATVGFSYLGTLTSATPGNLIDFIGLMRNTVMFNKIMIILLVGIITFIIYFAMTRFYYSRMAIDVLNIGSKKERVNDFIERLGGLENIEAISSTPTHIHVALRDRDELNVSGLHRQGVTRIVETRQGFTLSVGSSSYMLQRAVNRHLDALPKEETEE; encoded by the coding sequence ATGAATCGTCTTCAGACATATTATGAACAGTTACAACTCCCATTGAAATCATTATTCTTGGGTTGTTTCTTGATTACAATCGGTTCTATTATAGCAAACCCATATATCGTCATGATATTTAAATTTAACAGTCCACTATTTGTTACAGCATCGAAATTGTTGTTGTATGCTGGTGGTATCATTTTATCATATTTTCCACTGTATGTTTTTATTAAATTGTTAACGCATCGAAATGATGAAACCAATGTTGTGGTTACAGGATTCATTTCATATTTAGTATTTTTAGTTGTGATGACTTTGTTATCACCAACGACTTCACCTAAAGCTGCGTATTCAGACATTCTAAACATTACAATTGGAAACGAATCATATGGTTTGTTTAAAACAGGAATTTTTGGCTTCTTAGCCGTATTATTAGTGGTTCGGTATTGTTATCGTAGCCATAAAGAAACAACGGGATTTTCTCAAGTTTCTTACTTAGACAGAGATACAATTAAATTAGTAAATTCGATTATTGGTTCAGCAATCGTAGGGGCGATTTTTGCATATGGATGGCCTATGTTTGTTGATGGAATTTACAATGCATTGAAATTTATCTCTTCGGATTCACATAATCCAATGAGTCTCTTTGCCTATGGGGGCTTAGAACGTCTTTTAACACTTGGTAATATTCAAACAATGATGCACCAGGAAATCTGGTTGGGTTCACTGGGTGGATCATGGATGAATATCGGTGGTGAAACTTTTGTAGGGGATGCTAATATATGGACTGCTCAACTTAAAGAGGGTTTAAATATGATTAGTGGTGCTGGACGCTATACAAGTGCATACTATGTACTTAATTTATTTGCGATTCCAGGTTATCTTCTTGCAGTGATTTCAACAATCTCAAATAAAAAAGTTTTAAAGAAGAATATTTCACTCTTTATTATTGTTATCTTAACATCAATGCTTGGTGGGATTATTTTCCCGGTTGAGTTATTAATGCTCTTAACAAGTCCAATTCTGTATTTCTTCCATCTCTTTATGACCGCGTTTATTTATGCGATTCTTGTAGGTTTTGGAGCAACTGTTGGGTTCTCATATTTGGGAACATTAACAAGTGCTACACCCGGTAACCTCATTGACTTCATTGGACTTATGAGAAATACGGTAATGTTTAATAAAATTATGATTATTCTATTAGTGGGTATTATTACATTTATTATTTACTTTGCGATGACTCGTTTCTATTACAGTAGAATGGCAATTGATGTCTTAAATATTGGAAGTAAAAAAGAACGTGTTAATGATTTCATTGAACGACTTGGTGGGCTTGAGAATATCGAAGCAATATCAAGTACTCCAACTCATATTCATGTTGCGCTACGTGATCGTGATGAATTAAATGTTTCGGGATTACACCGTCAAGGTGTTACGCGTATCGTTGAAACTCGACAAGGATTTACACTTTCTGTGGGATCTTCATCTTATATGTTACAACGTGCTGTAAACCGTCATCTTGATGCACTCCCTAAAGAGGAAACTGAAGAATGA
- a CDS encoding FtsW/RodA/SpoVE family cell cycle protein codes for MNKFINESKRHFTLDVTLIVLLFALFGISLVAIHLAAPLMNQDGGVNLVIKQISWIVVGLGVVAFLLKIGVDRIFTAVDIAYWILMVCLLGLVIARVLSSRFGIHIPFAAEINGTHAWYSIPGIGSFQPSEFMKIVLVIKTANTIHEHNTLKTEYSFKSDFELIFKMIKYVLPPFILIFLQPDTGVPIVILVSLATMFFLSGVRREWFIVIVGLALGLLLGIVWLYYNNQELLNTILGGGATHYRLTRFYGWLDYEKYPQTYGYQLFQALLSLGTAGLTGHPLGSVIAQFPEPQTDFIFAVISQNFGFLGASLVVILSFAFDIKLVINTLRSNLSKERYMMMGIIGMIVFQDLQNIGMILGILPITGITLPFISYGGSSLVSYMIPIAVALHMYSETVNLHKH; via the coding sequence ATGAACAAATTTATAAATGAAAGCAAACGACACTTCACCCTTGATGTGACTTTAATTGTCTTGCTCTTTGCACTTTTTGGAATAAGCCTCGTTGCAATTCATCTTGCAGCACCACTTATGAACCAAGATGGCGGCGTTAATTTAGTCATTAAACAGATTAGTTGGATTGTCGTGGGTCTTGGAGTCGTTGCTTTTCTCCTCAAAATCGGTGTCGACCGTATCTTCACTGCAGTAGACATTGCATATTGGATTTTGATGGTATGCCTACTTGGTCTAGTCATAGCACGGGTACTCTCTTCACGCTTTGGGATTCATATTCCCTTTGCCGCTGAAATAAATGGTACACATGCTTGGTATTCTATTCCTGGTATTGGTTCCTTCCAACCGAGTGAATTTATGAAAATCGTACTCGTAATCAAAACAGCCAATACAATTCATGAACACAACACTTTAAAAACAGAATATTCATTCAAGAGTGATTTTGAATTAATCTTTAAAATGATTAAGTATGTTCTTCCGCCCTTTATTCTCATATTTCTACAACCCGATACAGGAGTTCCAATCGTTATTCTTGTCAGTCTTGCTACGATGTTCTTCTTATCTGGTGTTCGTAGAGAATGGTTTATTGTTATTGTAGGACTAGCTCTTGGACTTTTACTTGGTATCGTATGGCTTTACTATAATAATCAAGAATTGCTAAACACCATACTTGGTGGTGGTGCAACGCATTACCGTCTTACTCGCTTCTATGGTTGGTTGGACTATGAGAAATATCCACAAACTTATGGATATCAACTCTTCCAAGCACTGCTATCTCTTGGTACTGCAGGACTAACAGGACATCCTTTAGGTTCTGTGATTGCACAGTTTCCTGAACCTCAAACCGATTTTATTTTCGCAGTTATTTCGCAGAATTTCGGATTTCTAGGTGCCTCTTTGGTCGTTATTTTATCGTTTGCTTTTGATATTAAACTTGTAATCAATACATTAAGAAGCAACTTATCTAAAGAACGGTATATGATGATGGGAATCATTGGTATGATTGTATTCCAAGATTTACAGAATATCGGTATGATTCTTGGTATTCTTCCAATTACCGGAATTACACTCCCCTTTATATCTTATGGGGGATCATCCCTAGTATCTTATATGATACCAATTGCTGTTGCATTGCATATGTATAGTGAAACCGTAAATTTACATAAACATTAA
- a CDS encoding NAD kinase — protein MKRFTLVQRGDTASQGICMKIRDALVENNFIFDAENPELIICVGGDGTLLKAFHDWIHIIDDVAFVGIHSGTLGFSTDYTKDCVDQFIKDVVHNEPVIEEKRILEALCINDTREIHICALNEIRVENIVKTQALEIYIDDCYFETFRGNGVCISGQYGSTAYNRSIGGAVIFPGLDLLQLTEISGIHHRYARSLDSPLIMHPDSKIILKSDSFDHALLCYDHLHKHLDGIHEIRISSYPKVMRFARFIDIPHIQRLNALF, from the coding sequence ATGAAACGTTTCACACTTGTTCAACGTGGTGATACTGCGTCACAAGGTATTTGCATGAAGATTCGCGATGCACTTGTGGAAAATAATTTTATATTTGATGCTGAGAATCCAGAACTCATAATATGTGTTGGTGGCGATGGAACACTTTTAAAAGCGTTTCATGATTGGATTCATATAATTGATGATGTTGCTTTCGTAGGAATCCATTCAGGAACTCTTGGCTTTTCCACAGATTATACAAAAGATTGTGTTGATCAGTTCATTAAAGATGTTGTTCATAATGAACCTGTTATTGAAGAAAAACGAATTCTCGAAGCACTCTGTATTAATGACACCCGAGAAATTCATATCTGCGCTTTAAATGAAATACGCGTTGAGAATATCGTTAAAACACAAGCATTAGAGATTTATATCGATGATTGCTATTTCGAAACGTTTAGAGGTAATGGCGTTTGTATCTCGGGTCAATATGGATCGACAGCTTATAATCGTTCGATTGGTGGTGCAGTAATTTTTCCAGGATTGGATTTATTACAGCTTACCGAAATATCAGGAATTCACCATCGCTATGCCCGTAGTTTGGACTCTCCTTTAATTATGCATCCCGATTCCAAAATTATTTTAAAAAGTGATTCGTTCGATCATGCTTTGTTGTGTTATGACCATCTGCATAAACATCTCGATGGCATACATGAGATTAGAATATCGAGTTATCCTAAAGTAATGCGTTTTGCTCGTTTTATTGATATACCGCATATTCAACGGTTAAATGCTTTATTTTAA
- a CDS encoding CYTH domain-containing protein gives MKQHLEIEYKTQLTQEEFNHILNSFPFNDPKYQENTYYDTPEGSLFKQHSMCRIRTIGSTYEFTLKVPQEEGVLEYEVTLNEKSLMDERIIDFLNTKSIDVDAMEVIAFSNTVRYEYSDIYGVWCLDYTRFLNGSDFELEYELHEGNEKAYQHYLDTLKSLGIQFKASKPKYLRALNSSAE, from the coding sequence ATGAAACAACATCTCGAAATTGAATATAAAACGCAACTTACACAGGAAGAATTTAATCATATTTTAAATTCATTTCCTTTTAATGATCCTAAGTATCAAGAAAATACCTATTATGATACGCCTGAAGGCTCATTATTCAAGCAACACTCCATGTGCCGTATTCGCACGATTGGAAGTACTTACGAATTCACATTAAAGGTTCCACAAGAAGAAGGTGTTTTGGAATACGAGGTTACCTTAAATGAAAAATCACTTATGGATGAACGAATCATTGATTTTTTGAATACGAAATCAATTGATGTTGATGCAATGGAAGTCATCGCATTCAGTAATACGGTGCGATATGAATATTCTGATATCTATGGCGTATGGTGTCTAGACTATACCCGTTTCTTAAATGGTTCTGATTTTGAACTGGAGTATGAACTCCATGAAGGTAATGAAAAAGCGTACCAACATTATCTTGATACGCTTAAATCCCTAGGAATTCAATTTAAAGCTTCCAAACCTAAATATCTACGAGCTCTAAATTCATCCGCTGAATAA
- the recR gene encoding recombination mediator RecR encodes MYPKKLEQLIESFMMLPGVGQKTAERYALSILDQQTQDVDKFSQDLTIARNEIQSCKVCHNLSDEEICQICKDNTRDRSIICVVATAKEAFSIEKMNEYHGVYHVLGGLISTQKGILPENLNILSLINRVDENVTEVILALNATVEGEMTSLYLAKKLEDKTDVSRLAFGLPIGGHLDYADDMTLMKAFEGRSKVK; translated from the coding sequence ATGTATCCTAAAAAACTTGAACAATTAATTGAGTCGTTTATGATGCTTCCAGGAGTTGGGCAAAAAACGGCTGAGCGCTATGCATTAAGTATCTTGGATCAACAAACACAAGATGTTGATAAATTTTCACAAGATCTAACCATCGCACGGAATGAGATTCAATCATGTAAGGTATGTCACAACCTCTCAGACGAGGAAATTTGTCAGATATGCAAAGATAACACACGTGATCGTTCCATAATATGTGTGGTTGCTACTGCAAAAGAAGCATTCTCAATCGAAAAAATGAATGAATACCATGGTGTCTATCATGTATTAGGAGGATTAATCTCTACTCAGAAAGGGATACTTCCTGAGAATTTAAATATATTATCTCTCATTAATCGTGTCGATGAAAATGTTACTGAAGTTATTTTGGCGCTTAATGCTACAGTTGAAGGCGAAATGACATCCCTCTATCTTGCCAAAAAACTAGAGGATAAGACAGATGTTTCACGTTTAGCATTTGGTTTACCAATAGGTGGGCATTTAGATTATGCTGACGATATGACACTAATGAAAGCTTTTGAGGGTCGAAGTAAAGTCAAATAG
- the dnaX gene encoding DNA polymerase III subunit gamma/tau, whose product MSYQSLYRKYRPAHLDEVVGQEHVVNVLKNSITKNKISHAYLFCGPRGTGKTSIAKLFARAVNCENPDQVICGTCDNCLAVADGTHPDLIEIDAASNNGVDEIRGLIEKVKYTPILGKYKVYIIDEVHMLSQGAFNALLKTLEEPPSHVVFILATTEIHKVLPTIISRCQRYDFNRIGEVDIAKRLDYVLNNENVEAEQGVSKLIASLSGGGLRNALTILEQAIVLADDQITVNQIYDTNGIITDQDKINLFDSIREQQMEALVNQIAMMNEKSVNIDRLMMDLVSGLKDSIIYSHTKSDALVNENSLMFIHYLAETLQVHERLKVIEKLLSYTDKMKFSQNQSTYFEVAMVDVFNSFSNKNVNLNQQTELTMTAEQIYRAENNIKPQKPKTSTQIEVIKKPAPVEESVPFEEDKDIDSVEEEIVIETQVLSEVSTEQTESFLTVDDVVRYMVTADKAIRIQDDASYQEIDRYKVDLKWARASRLISGGKLVLSSHFFAVIALINEAAVREVAEQRNQIELYNFSKVLFGDEKQILAITQEMYSEAVSKFLVLSKENALPEPMEPKTFHDTTQVEEREQKDESLEKVKELFGGIVEIIES is encoded by the coding sequence ATGTCGTATCAATCGTTATATCGTAAATATAGACCTGCACATCTTGACGAAGTTGTGGGGCAAGAACATGTCGTTAATGTATTAAAAAATTCGATTACTAAAAATAAGATATCACACGCATATCTTTTTTGTGGTCCACGTGGAACCGGAAAAACGTCAATCGCGAAATTATTTGCACGTGCAGTGAATTGCGAGAACCCAGATCAAGTAATCTGTGGAACCTGTGATAACTGTTTAGCCGTCGCTGATGGTACACATCCAGACCTCATCGAAATCGATGCAGCGAGTAACAATGGTGTAGATGAAATTCGTGGTCTAATCGAAAAAGTGAAATATACGCCGATACTTGGAAAGTATAAAGTTTATATCATTGATGAGGTTCATATGCTCTCACAAGGGGCTTTCAATGCACTTCTTAAAACATTAGAAGAACCACCAAGTCACGTGGTATTTATCCTAGCTACTACAGAAATACATAAAGTATTACCCACTATAATTTCACGTTGTCAACGCTATGATTTTAATCGAATTGGTGAAGTAGATATCGCGAAAAGACTGGACTATGTCCTTAATAATGAAAATGTAGAGGCCGAACAAGGCGTATCAAAACTGATCGCAAGCTTATCCGGTGGTGGGCTTAGAAATGCATTAACAATCCTAGAACAAGCGATTGTACTCGCAGATGATCAAATTACAGTAAATCAAATTTATGATACCAATGGCATTATTACAGACCAAGATAAAATCAACTTGTTTGATAGCATTCGTGAACAACAGATGGAAGCACTTGTTAATCAAATTGCAATGATGAATGAAAAAAGTGTTAATATCGATCGTTTAATGATGGATTTAGTCAGTGGATTGAAAGACTCAATTATCTACTCACATACAAAGTCTGATGCGTTGGTTAATGAGAACAGTCTAATGTTTATTCATTATCTCGCAGAAACACTTCAAGTTCATGAACGCTTGAAAGTTATCGAAAAATTATTAAGTTATACTGACAAAATGAAATTCTCACAGAATCAATCAACTTATTTTGAAGTCGCTATGGTAGATGTCTTTAATTCATTTAGTAATAAAAATGTGAATTTAAATCAACAGACTGAACTAACAATGACAGCGGAACAAATTTATAGAGCAGAAAACAATATTAAGCCACAAAAACCAAAAACTTCAACTCAAATCGAAGTAATTAAGAAGCCAGCACCTGTTGAAGAGAGTGTTCCATTCGAAGAAGATAAGGATATAGATTCTGTAGAAGAAGAAATTGTTATTGAAACACAAGTATTGAGTGAAGTGTCAACCGAACAAACTGAATCTTTTTTAACGGTTGATGATGTCGTTCGATATATGGTAACAGCTGATAAAGCAATTCGTATACAAGATGATGCATCGTATCAAGAAATCGATCGCTATAAGGTCGATCTTAAGTGGGCACGTGCTAGCCGTTTGATAAGCGGAGGAAAATTGGTATTAAGTAGTCATTTTTTCGCTGTAATTGCCCTTATAAATGAAGCTGCAGTAAGAGAAGTTGCGGAACAGAGAAATCAAATTGAGTTATATAACTTCTCTAAAGTGCTCTTTGGTGATGAAAAACAAATTTTAGCCATTACGCAAGAAATGTATTCTGAAGCAGTTTCTAAATTCTTAGTACTTTCAAAAGAAAACGCCTTACCGGAACCAATGGAACCAAAAACGTTTCACGATACAACGCAAGTAGAAGAGCGTGAACAAAAAGATGAAAGTCTCGAAAAGGTAAAAGAACTTTTTGGAGGCATTGTTGAAATAATAGAATCGTAG
- a CDS encoding sortase — protein MENNTKKKKKFNLFGFLGIMMILAGLGIIIYDVGSSYLEREALKRELQDFLNAPLPQDDSDGPSKQETDKWGSIEIEKLDINHLIVKSDDWGYLNRYVVAWNRSIDPPGEGNFSIAGHNGRCASCVFRDFEKIEKGDTIKLHRKEDNTTYIYKVYDNFEVPYTDTSVLNDDESRGATLTLVTCTEANDYSVNRTIIKAELESSEPTR, from the coding sequence ATGGAAAACAATACTAAGAAAAAGAAAAAATTTAATTTATTTGGTTTTTTAGGAATTATGATGATCCTCGCAGGATTGGGAATAATCATTTATGATGTCGGTTCTTCTTATCTTGAACGTGAAGCGCTCAAACGAGAATTACAAGATTTCCTTAATGCTCCCCTACCTCAAGATGATTCTGATGGTCCTTCAAAACAAGAAACTGATAAATGGGGATCAATCGAGATTGAAAAGCTTGATATCAACCATTTAATTGTGAAATCTGACGACTGGGGTTATCTCAATCGTTATGTTGTAGCCTGGAATCGGTCAATAGACCCTCCTGGAGAAGGAAACTTCTCAATTGCTGGACATAATGGTCGTTGCGCAAGCTGTGTCTTCCGTGATTTTGAGAAGATTGAAAAAGGCGATACGATTAAATTACATCGTAAAGAAGATAACACTACTTATATATATAAGGTTTACGATAACTTTGAAGTTCCTTATACTGATACTTCTGTACTTAATGACGATGAATCTCGTGGAGCTACACTTACTCTTGTAACATGTACCGAAGCAAATGATTACAGCGTTAACCGTACAATCATTAAAGCAGAACTTGAAAGTTCTGAACCAACTCGTTAA
- the tadA gene encoding tRNA adenosine(34) deaminase TadA: protein MALFVYKGALSIEHHKYMDEAYQEALLAYNLEEVPVGAVVVHNNQIVGRGHNVRETQHQPSGHAEIIAMDQAGKALGSWNLEGCTLYVTLEPCAMCTGAIMQSRVSTVVYGSKEPKSGCLGSVIDFTQIEGYNHYPTVIAGVEEEKAKQLMKDFFKQQRNKQIKIKKADRNTFESYLKVRKEVFVNEQNIDPKEEYDALDTLENNRVEHIVAIKQEQVIGTMRLISANRTMKVGRLAVLKPFRNKKVASKLVRYAIIQAENNGIHLIELNAQLSAINIYKRQGFEEAGEIFEEAGISHIKMTKQIKTPNQIWELT from the coding sequence GTGGCTCTTTTTGTATATAAGGGGGCGTTATCAATCGAACATCACAAATATATGGATGAGGCATACCAAGAAGCACTTCTTGCATATAATCTTGAAGAAGTACCGGTAGGCGCTGTCGTTGTTCATAACAATCAAATCGTAGGACGAGGACATAATGTTCGAGAAACACAACATCAACCCTCAGGCCATGCGGAAATCATTGCAATGGATCAAGCAGGGAAAGCGCTTGGGTCATGGAACTTAGAAGGGTGTACCTTATATGTGACACTCGAACCGTGTGCAATGTGCACCGGCGCGATTATGCAATCAAGAGTGAGTACTGTTGTATACGGTTCAAAGGAGCCGAAAAGTGGTTGCTTAGGATCGGTTATTGATTTTACTCAAATAGAGGGGTATAACCACTATCCTACAGTAATTGCAGGAGTTGAAGAAGAAAAAGCAAAACAGTTAATGAAAGACTTTTTCAAACAACAACGTAATAAACAAATAAAAATCAAAAAAGCAGATAGAAATACATTCGAAAGTTATCTTAAAGTTCGTAAAGAAGTATTCGTTAATGAACAGAACATTGATCCAAAAGAGGAGTACGATGCGCTCGATACACTTGAAAACAACCGCGTTGAGCATATTGTTGCCATTAAACAAGAACAGGTAATTGGGACGATGAGGCTCATATCCGCTAATAGAACCATGAAAGTTGGAAGACTTGCTGTTCTAAAGCCTTTTAGGAATAAGAAAGTTGCTTCCAAGTTGGTTCGTTACGCAATCATACAAGCCGAGAACAATGGAATTCACTTAATCGAACTTAATGCTCAATTAAGTGCAATAAACATTTATAAACGGCAAGGATTCGAAGAAGCTGGGGAAATATTCGAAGAAGCTGGTATTTCCCATATAAAAATGACTAAACAAATAAAAACACCGAATCAAATATGGGAACTGACCTAG